The sequence below is a genomic window from Rhodothermales bacterium.
GGCATGCCGGCAAGCCCTCCCGGACCGAGAGCCCATCGGCTCCCCTACCGCCTCCGACTGGATCTTCCTCCCTGATGTGCCCACCGTCAAAATCGGCCCCGGCCCGAGTTCGCGGTCCCATACGCCGGATGAACATATCGAGATCGACGCGGTGTTTCCCGCCGTTGACGTCTACAAGCAGATCGTGAAACATTACTTTGATTGAGCCTGGCCTGCCGCTCTCACCCTGGGGTGGCAGGCAACATTGTTTCCCGTTGGCTGTTCCAGGAGGTAGCTGCCCACGGCCCCGTACCGGCGTCTCTGGCAGTTCTCCCCACCAACCGTGCAAAGGTGCATCATGCGTGTAATTATCGAAGTCGATGACGAAGAGGAGCTCCGCCAAACGCTAGCACTGCTCGGAAATACGAATTCTATCATTGTAGAAAAACCTCCCACGTCATCTCGTATGGCGAAGTTGCTTGATTCATTACGAAAATATCAAATAAAGCTGCCCGAAGATTGGAAGTTCAACCGAGACGAGGCGCATGAGCGATAGATCTTTTGTTGACACCAATGTATTAATCTATTTGTATAGCCCCGAATCTAAAAAGCATGATATTGCTCGACAGATTCTAACCTCGCCAACGAACCCAAGCACATTCGTTATTTCCACACAGGTCGTAGGTGAATTTGTTAATGTTTGCCTGAAACGTAGCCTATTGACCCCTGCGGAACTCATGGGCATCCTGGAACTGTTTGCGGATACATTTGAAATAATCCGCCCAGGTATTGCCACGTTACGCGAGGCTCTCCGGCTACAGGTCCGATATGGTTA
It includes:
- a CDS encoding PIN domain-containing protein, whose amino-acid sequence is MSDRSFVDTNVLIYLYSPESKKHDIARQILTSPTNPSTFVISTQVVGEFVNVCLKRSLLTPAELMGILELFADTFEIIRPGIATLREALRLQVRYGYSWWDSVIIASAIEAECMVLITEDMQAGQVIDESVRIVNPFTLG